GATCGTCCGAGCGACGACCATATCTCCGCGCTGCGCAGCGTGCTGAGCGAGCTGGGGCTGACGCTGGGCGGCGGCAACAAGCCGCAGCCGAAGGACTATGCGGTGCTGATGGATGAAGTGTCCGAGCGCCCTGACCACGAAATGCTGCAAACCATGTTGCTGCGTTCGATGAAGCAGGCGATTTACGATCCGGAAAACCGCGGCCACTTCGGCCTGGCGCTGGCGTCTTACGGCCACTTCACTTCTCCTATCCGCCGTTATCCGGATCTGGCGCTGCACCGCGCGATCAAATATCAGCTGGCCAAAGAACACGGCGAGCCGAAAGAGCGCTGGACGCCGACCGGCGGCTGGCACAGCGAATTCGAAGAGATGCTGCAGCTGGGCGAACACTGCTCGATGACCGAGCGCCGCGCGGATGAAGCGACGCGCAACGTCGCCGACTGGCTGAAGTGCGACTTCATGCAGGATCACGTCGGTGAAGTGTTCAGCGGCATCATCTCCAGCGTTACCGGCTTCGGCTTCTTTGTGCGCCTGAACGATCTGTTCATCGACGGGCTGGTGCACGTATCAACGCTGGATAATGATTACTATCGCTACGATAATATCGGCCAGCGCCTGATCGGCGAGTCTTCCGGCACGGTCTATCGTCTGGGGGATACGGTGGAGATCCGCGTGGACGCGGTGCATATGGACGAGCGCAAGATCGACTTCGCGCTGGTGTCCAGCACCCGCAAAGCGCGCGGTGAAGGCAAAACCGAGCGCGATCGCGCCAAGAAGGGCGGCCAGCGTACGCTGCGCGACAACGGTAACGCGGGGCGCGGCAAGCGCCGCGGTGGCAAACCGCCGGCTAACTTCGAACCGGACAGCGCCTTCCGCAAGCAGGATGACGCCAAACCCGCCGACAAGGTGAAGAAGGCGAAGAAGAAAGCCAAGAAAGCGTCCGACAAAACGCGGAAAATCGCGGCGGCGACCAAAGCCAAACGCGCAGCCAAGAAGAAAGGTGCCGAGCAGGCCTAACCTGCCGCACATCGTTATCATCGGCCGGTTATCACCGGCCGCACGAATTTAAAAGAGCATCATGAGCGAAATTATTTACGGCATCCACGCCGTCAAAGCCCTGTTAGAGCGCGATCCGCAACGCTTCCTGGAAGTGTTTATCCTGAAAGGCCGCGAAGATCGCCGCCTGCAACCGCTGATCGCCGAGCTGGAAGCGACCGGCATCGTGATCCAGGTGGCGAGCCGCCAGTGGCTGGATGACAAGGTTGAAGGCGCGGTTCACCAGGGGATCATCGCCCGGGTGCGCGAAGGGCGTCAGTATCAGGAGAACGACCTGCCGGGTCTGTTGGAGAGCGTGGAAACGCCATTCCTGCTGGTGCTGGATGGCGTGACGGACCCGCATAACCTCGGCGCCTGCCTGCGCAGCGCCGACGCCGCCGGCGTGCACGCGGTGATCGTACCGCGCGATCGTTCCGCCCAACTGAACGCCACCGCCAAGAAAGTGGCCTGTGGCGCCGCCGAGAGCGTGCCGCTGATCCGCGTGACCAACCTGGCGCGCACGCTGCGTCTGCTGCAGGAAATGAACGTCTGGGTGGTGGGCACCGCCGGTGAAGCCGACCATACGCTGTATCAGAGCAAAATGACCGGCCCGATGGCACTGGTGATGGGCGCGGAAGGCGAAGGCATGCGCCGTCTGACCCGCGAACACTGCGACGAGCTGATCAGCATCCCGATGGCCGGTACCGTTTCTTCGCTGAACGTGTCGGTCGCCACCGGCATCTGCCTGTTCGAAGCGGTGCGCCAGCGCGGCTGATTCTCCTGGCGGGGGCCTTGTGCCCCCGTTAATTCCTCCTCTTGTGATCCCGCCTTCGGCAGAAATCTATGCGCCGACCATACTTACTCCTGACGCTTTTCTCAGGGAGCACTCTCATGGTCTGGACTACGCACACCGTTTTTAACCAACCCAAGCCGCTGGGCAACAGCAACCTGTTTCTCTCCGATACGCCGCTGCGCGAAGCGTTGCTGCGCGAACAGGGCGGCTGGGACGCCGAGGTATTGGCCTCGCTGGGCCAGCAGCTCGGTACCCAGGAGTCGCTGGAGCTGGGGCGTCTGGCTAACGCCAACCCGCCGGAGCTGCTGCGCTACGACGCCACCGGCCAGCGGCTGGACGACGTTCGCTTTCATCCCGCCTGGCATATTCTGATGCAGGGGCTGATCGCCAATCGGGTGCACAACCTGCCCTGGCAGGAGGATGCGCGCATCGGTTCCTTCGTGGCGCGCGCCGCGCGCTTTATGCTGCATGCGCAGGTTGAGGCCGGCACGCTGTGCCCGGTGACCATGACCTTCGGCGCCACGCCGCTGTTGCTGCAGGCGTTGCCGGCCGAGTTTCGCACCTGGCTGTCGCCGTTGCTGTCGGATCGTTATGACGCTCACCTGCTGCCGGGGGGGCAAAAGCGCGGCCTGCTGATCGGCATGGGCATGACGGAGAAGCAGGGCGGCTCCGATGTCTTGAGCAATACCACCACCGCCACGCCGCTCGGCGCGCGCGGGCCGGGTGAAGCCTACCGGCTTGTAGGGCACAAGTGGTTCTTCTCGGTGCCGCAGAGCGATGCGCACCTGGTGCTGGCGCAGGCCGAAGGCGGGTTGTCCTGCTTCTTCCTGCCGCGCATTTTGCCGGACGGTAGCCGCAACGCCATTCGCCTGGAGCGGTTGAAAGACAAACTGGGCAACCGCTCCAACGCCAGCAGCGAAGTGGAGTTTCAGGACGCCACCGCCTGGCTGCTGGGGGAGGAAGGTGATGGCGTGCGGCATATCCTGAAGATGGGCGGCCTGACCCGTTTCGACTGCTCGCTCGGCAGCCACGGCCTGATGCGCCGCGGACTGTCGGTGGCGCTGTATCATGCGCTACAGCGGCAGGCGTTCGGCAAGCTCTTGATCGAACAGCCGTTGATGCGCCAGGTCTTGGCGCGGATGGCGCTGCGGCTGGAAGGACACACCGCGTTGCTGTTCCGGCTGGCCCGCGCCTGGGAAAGCCGCAGCAATGAGGGCGAGCTGATTTACAGCCGCCTGCTGACCCCGGCAGCCAAATACAGCATCTGCCGCCAGGGCATGCCGTTCATCGCCGAAGCGATGGAGGTGTTGGGCGGTATCGGCTACTGCGAAGAGAGCGAGCTGCCGCGCCTGTATCGCGAGATGCCGGTCAACAGCATCTGGGAAGGTTCCGGCAACATCATGTGTCTGGACGTGTTGCGCAGCCTGCACAAACTGCCGGGCGCGCTCGAAATGCTGCAGTTCGAACTGCAGCCGGTGCGCGGCCAGAATCGCTTGTTCGATCACGCCTGGCGGCAGTGGCAGCAGCGCGCCCGACAACCGAGTGAAGAGATGGGGCGGTTGTTGACCCAGCAGCTGTTCGACCTGTGCTGCGCCGCGCAGCTGCTACAGCACGCCAGCCCGCAGATTGCCGATGCCTGGTGTCACATGACGCTGGATCACCGTGGCGAGAGCCTGCTGTCGGCCGAGGTGTGCGAACTGCTGTTGAATCGCGCTATCGGCGGTTAGGGAAAAGGGTGGCGCGCGGCGGCGAAAACCTTTTTAATTCAGCCTCACTCTGACAGGAAAATGCACATGGATATTCTCAGCGCGTTGGCAGCGTTCGCCTCTTATTTCTTCAGCGGTTTCGCCATGATTTTGGTGTTTCTGTTCGTCTATACCCGCATCACCCCGCACGATGAATGGACGCTGATCAAGGCCGATAATCAATCCGCTGCCTTTGCTTTCATCGGCGCCTGCCTGGGGTATGTGATCCCGTTGGCCAGCGCGGCGATCAACTCGATCAGCCTGCTGGATTACCTGCTGTGGGGCGTGGTGGCGCTGGTTGTGCAACTGCTGCTGTTCGCGGCCGTGAAGATCTACATGCCGCGCATCAGCGAAAAAATCGAAGCGAATCACCTGGCCGCCGGGATTTTCTTGGGGGGCGTCTCCGTCAGCGGCGGCGTGTTGAATGCGGCTTGCATGAGTTACTAAAGGTATAAAATGGCCGAGGCGCGCCAGCCAAGCGGGTGCGCCTGTTCTTCCATCCGCAGGATGCGGTAATAGCTGGCGCCGTGTTGGCCGGCGGTACGGGCGATGGTCTGCTCCGCCTCCTGTGGTGAACCGGGCAGATCGTTAAAGGTGATCTCGGCGATTTCACTGAGCGGCGTCACGCGATCGGCGGGCGCCAGCTCGGCGGACTGTGCGCCGGTGCTGAGCAGCCCTACCGAAAGCAGGAGGGAGGTGAGTGCGGCGGAGCGTTTCATGGCGTTCCCCTTCGTCAGATCCTGAATCGACACCCGCAACATGCGGCATGCTGTCCGCCAGTGTGCAGCACCCAACTTCAGCCTGTGCAAAGGCAGTGTAAATCTGCTTAAAAATCCCCGCCTTACCGATACAGGATCGCCTGGGAATACCATTGGCCCGGCACGATGGTCTCGCTGTTCATGATGATCACGTAATACCGGGCGCCGGCGGCGGTGGCCTTGCGTTGGATCTCTGCTTCTACGTCCATCGGGCTGCCGCGCACTACGGCGGTAACGGTACCGATTTTCACCAGCTCGGCGGTCTGCGCGCGGACGATTTCCTGCGCCTGTGCAGTGGGCGGCGGTGGCAGTTTCGGCGTGGTGGTCATGAGGCCGCAGGCGGAAAGCTGTGCGGCCAGCGTCAGGGCAATGAGTGTGCGGACAAGCGTCATGGTGACCTCTGAAAAGCCGGTAGATGGCTTCAGTGTAACGCAATATAAGCTGGAACAGATTGAGCTAACGCTGGCTGGCGCAAGTTTGTCATGATGAATGCCAACAGGTGAGCAGAGGATAAACGGATGATCGAAATTCATGACGAGCGGGCGGGCGATATTGCGGTGATCCACGCCGTCCCCGCAGGACACTATCACCGGCCCTTGCCAACGGTGTTCTTTTGTCATGGCTATACCTCATCGAAAGAGGTGTACGCCTACTTCGCCTATGCGCTGGCGCGAGTTGGTTTTCGGGTGGTATTGCCGGATGCCGATCGGCACGGCGAGCGGTTCGACGGCGATGAGGCGCGGCGTCTGGCCACGTTTTGGGAGATCCTGCGCAGTAATATCGACGAGTTACCGCAGATCAAGGCGCATTTCGAGCGGCTCGGCCTGATTGCCGACGGGCGTATCGGCGTTGCCGGCGCCTCTATGGGGGGCATGACCGCGCTTGGCGCCTTCGCACGCTTCCCGTGGATCCGGGCGGCCGCCAGCCTGATGGGTTCCGGCTATTATCGGGCGCTGGCGCAAACGCTGTATCCGCCGTTGGACGAAGAGGGCGAGGCGCTCTCGCCGGCGGCGTTTGCGGCGCGCACCGCCGTGCTGGCGGAATATGAGCTGGAAGGGCGTTTGGAGACGATCGTCGGGCGGCCGCTGCTGCTGTGGCACGGCGAGACGGACGACGTGGTGCCGGCGGCGGACAGCCTGCGTTTGGCGGCTGAATTGCGGTTACATGGCGCGGACGGCCGTTTGACGTCGCTCATCGAACCGGGGGTGAAGCACCGCATCACGCCGCTGGCGCTGTCCGCCACGGCCGACTTCTTCCGCCGCGAGCTGTAATGCGCGCCGGGCGTGTTGCATGGAATTGCACCGCTCTGTGCGGGCTGTTTCACCCATCGTTTGGTCGAGTGAAGGGGAGAATGTCTGCGTGAGTTCTTTCAGAGCCGCAAGGCGCAGAGGGCATGATGACGAGCGTCAGCAGTACGGCCGAGACCGATCGCGGTTTAATGGGAACGATGAAAGCGCGCGCCGAGCTTAACTCAGCGGCGTTCAGCATGCCGGCGTTGCTCAAGCTGTGACGGGTGAGAAAGTGGAGCGCCCAACGGGCGGCGCTCCGGTGCTGGCTGAACGGGCTTTCTGATGAAGCCCTGGGGAGTCCCTGGCGTGGCGCGTCTCTTTAGCGGTACAGTTCGGCGCTGACGTGCATCGTGCTGTTGTCGCCCGGTTCGTGCAGGGCGATGATGCGATAAGAGCTTGCGCCGCGTTGATCGGCGATTTTACTGACCTGGCTGCTGGCGTCATCTGGCGAAACCACGTTCTGGTTCAGGGTGACGAAGCCGACGCTCTGGCGTTGATCGGCCTGGTGCGTGCTGATCTCCGTCGCGGCCATCACGTTGGCGGAGAACAAGGCGGTCAGCGCCGTCGCGAGAATGATGCGTTTCATAGTGCCTCTCTTAACCTCTTGCCGTTACGGCCTGACAGCGAGTGTCGCTGCGGCAAAAAGTCATTTATCTGCATTGAATAACCTGGAAACTTTTTCGTCGCGCTGTCTGCGGCGGATATGGTTAATTTTAGTCCGTTGCAGCGGATTAAAAAGCGGGTGCTTTTGATGACCTCTTTCAAAAAAAATGAAATAGATTTGTGACTCAGCGCTGATTTCATTGAAAGATTTTTGAAACCGATGGATCGGCGTACATAGGTTCTCCCACGAGCAAATCGTGCTATTTCCCATAGAGCCTTGCATTAACGCGAATAAAACCCACGCAGTCCTTGAGTTTCCCGCCCTGCGTCAGTATGATTACGCGTCATTTTTCAGCCGCACACTAAACACGTTCCTTGCTTCCATGGGCCGCGGTTGACCCTGACAGGAGGCTGAATAATCCGTAAGGAGCAATTCGATGCGTCATTACGAAATCGTTTTTATGGTCCATCCTGACCAAAGCGAACAGGTTCCGGGCATGATCGAGCGTTACAGTGCTACCATCACTAACGCGCAAGGTCAGATTCACCGTCTGGAAGACTGGGGCCGCCGTCAGCTGGCTTATCCGATCAACAAACTGCACAAAGCGCACTACGTTCTGCTGAACGTTGAAGCACCGCAGGAAGCGATCGATGAGCTGGAAACTAACTTCCGCTTCAACGACGCCGTTATCCGCAGCATGGTTATGCGCGTTAAGCACGCGGTAACTGAAGCATCTCCGATGGTTAAAGCGAAAGACGAACGTCGTGGCGATCGCCGCGAAGACTTCGCTAACGAAACCGCAGATGATGCAGATGCTGGGGATTCTGAAGAGTAATTGCCGCCGTGACGGCTAATCGTCTGGTTTTGTCGGGCACTGTGTGCAAGGCGCCGGTTCGAAAAGTGAGTCCTTCCGG
The sequence above is drawn from the Serratia sp. FDAARGOS_506 genome and encodes:
- the rlmB gene encoding 23S rRNA (guanosine(2251)-2'-O)-methyltransferase RlmB, whose protein sequence is MSEIIYGIHAVKALLERDPQRFLEVFILKGREDRRLQPLIAELEATGIVIQVASRQWLDDKVEGAVHQGIIARVREGRQYQENDLPGLLESVETPFLLVLDGVTDPHNLGACLRSADAAGVHAVIVPRDRSAQLNATAKKVACGAAESVPLIRVTNLARTLRLLQEMNVWVVGTAGEADHTLYQSKMTGPMALVMGAEGEGMRRLTREHCDELISIPMAGTVSSLNVSVATGICLFEAVRQRG
- the yjfP gene encoding esterase, whose amino-acid sequence is MIEIHDERAGDIAVIHAVPAGHYHRPLPTVFFCHGYTSSKEVYAYFAYALARVGFRVVLPDADRHGERFDGDEARRLATFWEILRSNIDELPQIKAHFERLGLIADGRIGVAGASMGGMTALGAFARFPWIRAAASLMGSGYYRALAQTLYPPLDEEGEALSPAAFAARTAVLAEYELEGRLETIVGRPLLLWHGETDDVVPAADSLRLAAELRLHGADGRLTSLIEPGVKHRITPLALSATADFFRREL
- the rpsF gene encoding 30S ribosomal protein S6, with the translated sequence MRHYEIVFMVHPDQSEQVPGMIERYSATITNAQGQIHRLEDWGRRQLAYPINKLHKAHYVLLNVEAPQEAIDELETNFRFNDAVIRSMVMRVKHAVTEASPMVKAKDERRGDRREDFANETADDADAGDSEE
- a CDS encoding DUF350 domain-containing protein, with translation MDILSALAAFASYFFSGFAMILVFLFVYTRITPHDEWTLIKADNQSAAFAFIGACLGYVIPLASAAINSISLLDYLLWGVVALVVQLLLFAAVKIYMPRISEKIEANHLAAGIFLGGVSVSGGVLNAACMSY
- a CDS encoding DUF1471 domain-containing protein, encoding MKRSAALTSLLLSVGLLSTGAQSAELAPADRVTPLSEIAEITFNDLPGSPQEAEQTIARTAGQHGASYYRILRMEEQAHPLGWRASAILYL
- a CDS encoding DUF1471 domain-containing protein codes for the protein MKRIILATALTALFSANVMAATEISTHQADQRQSVGFVTLNQNVVSPDDASSQVSKIADQRGASSYRIIALHEPGDNSTMHVSAELYR
- a CDS encoding isovaleryl-CoA dehydrogenase; this translates as MVWTTHTVFNQPKPLGNSNLFLSDTPLREALLREQGGWDAEVLASLGQQLGTQESLELGRLANANPPELLRYDATGQRLDDVRFHPAWHILMQGLIANRVHNLPWQEDARIGSFVARAARFMLHAQVEAGTLCPVTMTFGATPLLLQALPAEFRTWLSPLLSDRYDAHLLPGGQKRGLLIGMGMTEKQGGSDVLSNTTTATPLGARGPGEAYRLVGHKWFFSVPQSDAHLVLAQAEGGLSCFFLPRILPDGSRNAIRLERLKDKLGNRSNASSEVEFQDATAWLLGEEGDGVRHILKMGGLTRFDCSLGSHGLMRRGLSVALYHALQRQAFGKLLIEQPLMRQVLARMALRLEGHTALLFRLARAWESRSNEGELIYSRLLTPAAKYSICRQGMPFIAEAMEVLGGIGYCEESELPRLYREMPVNSIWEGSGNIMCLDVLRSLHKLPGALEMLQFELQPVRGQNRLFDHAWRQWQQRARQPSEEMGRLLTQQLFDLCCAAQLLQHASPQIADAWCHMTLDHRGESLLSAEVCELLLNRAIGG
- the bsmA gene encoding biofilm peroxide resistance protein BsmA encodes the protein MTLVRTLIALTLAAQLSACGLMTTTPKLPPPPTAQAQEIVRAQTAELVKIGTVTAVVRGSPMDVEAEIQRKATAAGARYYVIIMNSETIVPGQWYSQAILYR